Proteins co-encoded in one Theileria equi strain WA chromosome 3, complete sequence genomic window:
- a CDS encoding hypothetical protein (encoded by transcript BEWA_000570A) — protein sequence MISEERSSVGSLLSRGNLQRKSSHLNKTIGDDNVGMQTAASEISTSRAETIKGVTNPTLISTSDVADNRSTLSLVEGQCLPESNQKIFSKWVRACDHTESKQGDILPLKKQQKHDDNGRIGPKLIVKQTGTTYRASFQTDDKEFNNDILGTRRLYYNLADVRLALTLDELQCGPEFNQKNFLYKQVATCKTTQCRRGINITFKKQGGNKTMALIVIVEEPVSLSRRFAGILSKRINSNGQEIKVRSKYNRKILFIKACSDYSPNLQETVVSTRV from the coding sequence atgatttccGAGGAAAGGTCTTCTGTAGGCTCGTTGTTAAGCCGagggaacctccagaggaagtcatcacacctgaataaaacaatagggGACGACAACGTCGGAATGCAAACTGCAGCGAgtgaaatctcaacttcacgagctgaaacgataaaaggtgtcacaaatccaacattaatatcaacaagtgatgtagctgacaacaggtctacgttatccctcgttgaagggcaatgcctacctgaatctaatcaaaaaattttttctaaatgggtacgagcttgcgatcatacagagagtaaacagggagacatattgcctcttaaaaagcaacaaaaacatgatgataatggaagaataggacCCAAACTaatcgttaaacaaactggtacaacctaccgtgcatcattccaaactgacgacaaagagttcaacaatgacatacttggcactagaagactttattataatctagctgacgtaaggttagcgttaaccctggacgaattgcaatgtggacctgaatttaatcaaaaaaacttcttatataaacaggtggcgacttgtaaaactacccagtgtagacgggggataaacataacttttaaaaagcaaggcggtaataaaactatggcgcttatagtaatcgttgaagaaccagtaagtctctctaggagattcgctggaatcctcagtaagaggataaactcaaatggtcaagaaatcaaggtcaggtcgaaatacaatcgaaaaatcttatttataaaggcctgttctgattattccccaaacctacaggaaactgtagtgtctacaagggtgtag
- a CDS encoding hypothetical protein (encoded by transcript BEWA_000520A): MNIEMYDIKEPVVLYLVRKGKKWRIYQCIENEDYKEFERTLDVFNESLDPTTANMSECKLYELSFEFFNAQIRRNLHPKMILWSRLMMLVQSHKPENREVE, translated from the coding sequence atgaatattGAGATGTATGACATTAAAGAACCAGTTGTTCTCTATTTAGTGAGGAAAGGAaagaaatggagaatatatcAGTGCATTGAGAATGAAGATTATAAAGAGTTCGAGAGAACTTTAGATGTCTTTAACGAATCACTTGATCCTACTACAGCAAACATGTCCGAGTGTAAACTCTATGAACTAAGCTTTGAGTTTTTTAACGCTCAAATTAGAAGAAATTTACATCCAAAAATGATTTTATGGTCAAGGCTGATGATGTTGGTCCAGAGTCACAAACCGGAGAATCGCGAGGTAGAGTGA
- a CDS encoding hypothetical protein (encoded by transcript BEWA_000550A), producing the protein MENVLTLNNALALLHLSKKHGASQAGLRGDVGERIDPGKDGLGSAATPRVAIPHACAKHAKSETKILLQGTPVAQMIEYAIDSYGAGRSVQGTKDATPTLITTHSIP; encoded by the exons atggaaaatgtactCACACTTAATAATGCCCTGGCACTCCTCCATCTATCTAAAAAACATGGTGCTAGTCAGGCTGGACTTAGAGGAGATGTTGGTGAAAGAATAGATCCTGGTAAAGATGGTCTTGGTTCTGCTGCTACTCCTAGAGTAGCTATTCCTCATGCTTGTGCCAAACATGCTA agtctgagaccaagattctccttCAAGGAACTCCTGTAGCTCAGATGATTGAGTATGCTATAGATTCTTATGGAGCAGGTAGAAGTGTTCAAGGTACTAAAGATGCTACTCCAACTCTTATCACTACCCATAGCATTCCGTGA
- a CDS encoding hypothetical protein (encoded by transcript BEWA_000540A), which produces MRLSSLLYTILFIKLVRPEKKVTFDILKPDSNKTKVNVSKYSGLESKRYTPKDGFRINKVKYGDKQLWKSRLRHSDGCKSIEVYSNEETKLLALYVVKGGATEVNCFEDVGGMCNSLPFTTFNNKFNEAKKKGSEATSAASTEDNAQTADHTSPEPKKSSTETAKESSQKVGTHSAEQVNTTISLDLFKPNASEITKIESAHRGTITKTYTPKEGHHISSVVYNKSTVWKPAEGTNEKCELAKSYSSSGEILYLDIKDNNGNAKPKYYKKNGAVWNGIPEHVFNLQLKTMKGTSVDEDSAQNDGKSHFDLQPRKDNRTNSENDSTGKSEILEEDTEPPAPSRPLTNCALDLSKPDEDEIVVNENKNYGGGVTQKDFSPKEGFKIDYILNNGTPVIKLSEGEEFRSIRLYSKRSSHILMITMKKPEGVKHQYYEKIAGDWYKLKDKSEFNVRLNAMKGS; this is translated from the coding sequence ATGAGATTATCCTCACTGCTTTATAcaatcttatttataaagcTAGTGAGGCCTGAAAAGAAGGTTAcctttgacattttaaaacCAGACTCAAATAAAACGAAAGTTAATGTTAGTAAATACTCTGGACTAGAGAGCAAGAGGTACACCCCAAAGGATGGATTTCGTATAAACAAGGTCAAGTATGGAGATAAACAGTTATGGAAGTCCCGATTGAGACATAGTGATGGCTGTAAGAGCATAGAAGTCTATTCCAATGAAGAGACAAAACTCTTGGCTTTATATGTCGTAAAAGGAGGAGCTACAGAGGTTAACTGTTTTGAGGATGTGGGTGGAATGTGTAACAGCCTACCttttactacatttaaCAATAAGTTTAATGaggcaaagaagaaagGTTCTGAAGCTACTTCTGCCGCTTCTACTGAAGATAATGCTCAAACTGCTGATCATACTTCTCCTGAACCTAAGAAATCATCTACAGAAACAGCCAAAGAATCTTCACAGAAAGTAGGTACTCATTCAGCTGAGCAGGTTAATACTACTATTTCTCTAGATCTTTTTAAACCTAACGCATCTGAAATCACAAAAATTGAGTCTGCTCATCGTGGAACAATAACAAAGAcatatactccaaaggaaggtCATCATATATCCTCAGTTGTTTACAATAAAAGTACTGTTTGGAAACCAGCTGAAGGAACCAACGAAAAGTGCGAACTTGCAAAGTCTTACTCATCTAGTGGAGAAATCCTCTATTTAGATATCAAAGATAACAATGGAAACGCTAAGCCAAAGTACTATAAGAAAAATGGAGCAGTATGGAATGGTATTCCCGAACATGTGTTTAATCTGCAACTAAAGACAATGAAAGGAACGTCTGTTGATGAAGACTCTGCACAGAATGATGGGAAGTCCCATTTTGATTTACAGCCCCGTAAAGATAACAGGACAAACTCTGAAAATGATTCCACCGGTAAATCTGAAATTTTAGAGGAAGATACAGAACCTCCGGCTCCATCTAGACCTCTTACAAATTGCGCTTTAGATCTTTCCAAACCTGACGAGGACGAAATAGTTGTGAATGAAAATAAGAATTATGGAGGTGGAGTAACACAAAAGGActtttctccaaaggaaggtTTCAAGATAGACTACATTCTTAATAATGGGACACCAGTTATTAAGCTTTCAGAAGGCGAGGAATTTAGGTCTATACGTTTGTATTCCAAGAGAAGTTCCCATATACTCATGATTACCATGAAGAAACCTGAGGGTGTCAAGCACCAATATTATGAGAAGATAGCTGGAGACTGGTATAAGCtcaaggataaaagtgAGTTTAATGTGAGACTCAATGCAATGAAAGGTTCTTGA
- a CDS encoding hypothetical protein (encoded by transcript BEWA_000530A) has protein sequence MDKTVAKLLDYRPKSLTAEIGKICRMNAIHDTPTSTLVIIPIEVENIVGLPCYKKYVYTIPEGHNEYCLETIMFNGVKQEGLPESITNFVEISVYYWKHDYKNYRPLLFEIVREESQYFANYEIGSNTWEPFSINGRVKLYGILAYLNAFFRDIIVLKMDALAGKYFGTNFQFGGGDRLMFVDEFNCSYKRFRRMKHTLYTGSTFRILHLRMKGIYIPFKESVLTTECIEASVYYMCYDKAYKEPLFLELLSHNGPRYYRYDGFCMDRFEIKSLKEYKQEHSITK, from the coding sequence ATGGATAAGACAGTCGCGAAACTATTGGATTATAGACCAAAGAGCTTGACAGCTGAAATTGGTAAGATTTGCCGAATGAATGCAATTCATGATACGCCCACTAGCACACTTGTAATAATCCCGATTGAGGTTGAAAACATTGTTGGCTTACCGTGCTACAAGAAATACGTTTACACGATTCCGGAGGGGCATAATGAATATTGCCTGGAGACAATCATGTTCAATGGTGTGAAGCAGGAGGGGTTACCGGAAAGCATCACAAACTTTGTTGAGATATCGGTATACTATTGGAAGCACGATTACAAGAACTACCGTCCCTTGCTATTTGAAATTGTAAGGGAAGAAAGTCAGTACTTTGCAAACTACGAAATTGGCAGTAACACATGGGAGCCATTCTCgataaatggaagagttAAACTTTACGGAATACTGGCCTACCTGAATGCCTTCTTCAGAGACATTATAGTCCTTAAAATGGACGCACTCGCCGggaaatattttggaactAATTTCCAATTTGGAGGTGGAGACAGGTTAATGTTTGTTGACGAGTTTAACTGCAGTTATAAAAGGTTTAGAAGGATGAAACATACGCTTTATACGGGAAGTACGTTTAGGATACTGCACCTCAGAATGAAGGGAATCTACATACCGTTCAAGGAGTCTGTTCTTACCACTGAGTGCATCGAAGCATCCGTCTATTACATGTGCTACGACAAGGCATATAAAGAGCCGCTATTTCTGGAACTTTTATCTCATAACGGACCCAGGTATTACAGGTATGATGGATTCTGCATGGACAGGTTCGAGATCAAGAGTCTGAAGGAATATAAACAGGAACATAGCATAACGAAATAA
- a CDS encoding signal peptide-containing protein (encoded by transcript BEWA_000580A) → MQMLFTLLLLTSQLSRALIAPVDSGNPESVTLDILSESNSTFKTAKCELDDAPSLMFAPAFGYRLDKIVAGDTLVWECKNNVHVALLNVHLKDGVPQSAFLLLEPESGEHSSKNLVLKEATGGSYAGAKWEEANQQEFGDAVRKVRKTPHSVQSFTLDIGKNDNRWASLELQNMRTLAFIPHSGFHATKVCRGEYSFWEGKPGERCISAFLVDNRELHLILKYNQEKEWTLTFTCNSGTWISE, encoded by the coding sequence ATGCAGATGCTTTTCACTCTCCTGCTTCTCACATCTCAACTTTCCAGGGCCTTAATAGCTCCAGTTGACTCTGGAAATCCAGAGTCTGTCACTTTGGACATCCTAAGCGAAAGTAATTCGACATTCAAGACCGCAAAGTGTGAACTTGATGATGCTCCTTCGCTAATGTTTGCTCCGGCATTTGGCTACAGGTTGGACAAAATTGTAGCCGGTGATACTCTGGTCTGGGAATGTAAAAACAATGTGCATGTTGCTCTCCTAAATGTGCATCTCAAGGACGGTGTGCCACAGTCAGCGTTCCTACTCCTGGAACCAGAGTCTGGAGAGCACAGTTCAAAGAATTTAGTCTTGAAGGAGGCCACTGGTGGCAGTTATGCAGGAGCCAAATGGGAAGAAGCAAACCAACAGGAATTTGGAGATGCCGTAAGGAAAGTCCGAAAGACTCCACATTCTGTCCAGTCCtttactctggatattGGAAAGAATGACAATCGATGGGCGTCGTTGGAACTGCAGAATATGAGGACTCTGGCGTTCATTCCGCATTCTGGATTTCATGCGACAAAAGTCTGTCGTGGTGAGTATTCGTTCTGGGAAGGCAAACCTGGAGAACGATGCATCAGCGCCTTTCTCGTAGACAACAGGGAGCTTCACCTCATCCTAAAGTATAACCaggaaaaggaatggaCACTCACATTTACATGCAATAGTGGTACTTGGATCAGCGAGTAG
- a CDS encoding signal peptide-containing protein (encoded by transcript BEWA_000500A): MKVFSLLMILLATKSLSIPGDQNKMLIDLDISGRRPCKIEVSPSGKFIGGINHTVRKNSKHTHIIGSVMDGDKLITPGDPTAMSRYVLNTPEDNGFRYVRVITRYRVACSYLTYAEEFVKMPNSDVYRAINREPLILDILEQKEDDNIRIDILPERSIHQGNPGHPQILPTCYSIKSEVELHKTIGEIRYGNYVIDDRVGGLMCRMVRWEGDIGSPIITIVSTYNDWTQVEMKYEYLIETCEVKMQEYKRKNLDLLE; encoded by the coding sequence ATGAAGGTTTTTTCACTTTTAATGATATTATTGGCCACGAAAAGTTTGTCAATACCAGGGGACCAAAATAAAATGTTGATAGATTTGGACATTTCTGGAAGACGACCATGCAAAATTGAGGTTAGTCCATCTGGCAAATTTATCGGAGGAATTAATCACACGGTCAGGAAAAACTCCAAACATACTCACATTATTGGTAGCGTCATGGATGGTGATAAGCTTATTACCCCGGGAGATCCTACGGCCATGAGCAGATACGTCCTAAACACGCCCGAGGATAATGGCTTCAGATATGTCAGGGTAATTACGAGGTATAGAGTAGCCTGTAGCTATTTGACTTATGCTGAAGAGTTTGTGAAAATGCCTAACAGCGACGTATACAGGGCCATAAACAGAGAACCCCTGATCTTGGACATTCTGGAACAAAAGGAGGATGATAACATCAGGATTGATATACTTCCAGAACGTTCCATTCATCAAGGAAATCCCGGACATCCTCAGATCCTTCCAACTTGCTATTCCATTAAATCTGAAGTGGAATTGCATAAAACTATTGGAGAAATTAGGTACGGAAATTATGTAATTGATGACAGAGTTGGAGGACTAATGTGCAGAATGGTCAGATGGGAAGGAGATATTGGCTCTCCTATAATCACAATTGTATCGACCTATAACGATTGGACTCAAGTAGAAATGAAGTACGAGTATTTAATCGAGACTTGCGAAGTCAAAATGCAAGAGTATAAAAGAAAAAATTTAGACTTGCTTGAATAG
- a CDS encoding signal peptide-containing protein (encoded by transcript BEWA_000560A), whose translation MRLLVTLCTTCVVLLSSCGSCGDPGSQGRATVTTTPGIPGPPSPHTNKVEAPARNGQLTPVATNTSGTVQDNSAGSNNSDLDLAKADPKKVIVDKLADQDITHYMYHPNGATKILSVSFGSANLWTARHGEKLLRAYAYQKQGCSFLAHLYIQSSGRLIHMFFEKGNNGSTELKIEDFRTKYEGMLSSKPAAPVNKNSKKKNSGKQDKGSSGVIDIENPDNSLCKTFKCVMDDVDTLLCVPFWGLKEVKCGSTSVWKADEDKECTLLKIHYDKDKKPVMIHATAESCSEVVAYSRIYKKRTLGKNKWENVRISYDKELKRFATARDSVDGFVLDVRDLEKTEECDVLKLSLFGMSTVLFIPKPGFYTTRVTYGDVQLYESNQSKCERVNVAYVTRYSSSISLMFIVVSNNSDNKSAAVHFRIKKGDMLHSLDEETYFKLVKSMKTRELGNNYQSYDILSPDPGCQVLDSFVGSIPAKLLIPPTGTCINRFTIGDNMIWGAAIASEICAFAITYLSGKDPDILHVIRVNPTGQEEIYYTKESGWKECKDPKKSLAPLRTSGNPVNFELDLGSQKYDNVQVVDMRDSVFPSILFVPKVNSVATSVKHGQDIILNVGNDRVSLVVLYLKDKKPFLLYILLLDSSAKPEPKYYYRDDNKWNSINSKEDFNKKLATIAASN comes from the coding sequence ATGAGGCTTCTTGTAACTCTATGCACAACCTGCGTAGTTTTACTATCCAGCTGTGGAAGTTGTGGAGATCCAGGCTCCCAGGGTCGAGCGACTGTCACAACTACTCCTGGCATACCGGGTCCACCAAGTCCACATACAAACAAAGTAGAGGCACCTGCCAGGAATGGCCAACTCACTCCTGTTGCTACGAATACATCTGGCACAGTCCAAGATAATTCTGCTGGATCTAATAACTCTGACCTTGATTTGGCTAAAGCAGATCCAAAAAAGGTAATTGTGGACAAGTTAGCGGATCAAGACATAACACACTATATGTACCATCCTAATGGAGCCACAAAGATTCTCTCTGTAAGCTTTGGTTCAGCTAATCTTTGGACTGCACGTCACGGTGAGAAGTTATTGCGTGCCTATGCATATCAGAAACAGGGCTGTTCCTTCCTCGCTCATCTATACATTCAAAGTTCCGGTAGATTGATCCACATGTTCTTTGAAAAGGGCAATAACGGTTCTACTGAACTGAAGATAGAAGATTTTAGAACAAAGTATGAGGGAATGTTATCGTCAAAACCAGCTGCACCAGTGAACAAAAACAGTAAAAAGAAGAATTCAGGTAAACAGGATAAGGGATCTTCAGGAGTTATTGATATAGAAAATCCTGATAACTCGCTCTGTAAAACATTCAAATGCGTTATGGATGATGTTGACACACTTTTATGCGTTCCGTTTTGGGGATTAAAGGAGGTAAAGTGCGGTTCTACCAGTGTATGGAAGGCAGACGAAGATAAAGAATGCACTCTTCTAAAGATACACTAtgataaggataaaaaACCTGTTATGATTCATGCAACTGCGGAATCTTGTTCTGAAGTTGTTGCTTATTCACGAATATATAAAAAAAGGACATTGGGGAAAAACAAATGGGAGAATGTTAGGATCTCCTACGACAAGGAACTTAAACGGTTTGCCACAGCTAGGGATTCCGTTGATGGATTTGTCTTGGACGTCAGGGATCTGGAAAAAACAGAAGAATGTGACGTTCTTAAACTCAGTCTCTTTGGAATGTCTACAGTGCTATTTATTCCAAAACCAGGGTTCTACACAACCAGAGTTACTTATGGTGATGTCCAACTTTATGAATCTAACCAGAGTAAGTGTGAAAGGGTTAATGTTGCTTATGTAACTCGCTACAGCTCGAGTATTTCCCTGATGTTCATAGTTGTTTCAAATAATTCAGATAATAAGTCTGCTGCTGTGCATTTTCGTATAAAAAAAGGTGACATGCTTCACTCCCTGGACGAGGAAACATATTTTAAACTAGTAAAAAGTATGAAAACTAGGGAGCTTGGCAATAACTACCAGAGTTATGATATATTATCACCTGATCCAGGATGCCAAGTTTTGGACTCATTTGTGGGTAGCATACCAGCAAAGCTACTCATTCCACCAACTGGAACTTGCATAAACAGATTTACAATAGGTGACAATATGATTTGGGGAGCTGCTATCGCTTCTGAAATTTGTGCCTTTGCAATAACATACCTTAGTGGAAAGGATCCTGACATTTTACATGTGATTAGGGTTAACCCTACTGGACAAGAAGAGATATATTACACAAAAGAGAGTGGATGGAAGGAATGTAAGGATCCTAAGAAAAGTTTGGCCCCTCTTAGAACATCTGGAAACCCTGTAAACTTTGAGTTGGACCTGGGTTCACAGAAGTATGATAATGTACAGGTAGTTGATATGAGAGATTCCGTATTTCCATCGATCCTCTTTGTCCCAAAGGTTAATTCTGTTGCAACCTCTGTTAAACATGGCCAAGAcataattttaaatgtaggTAACGACAGGGTTTCTCTTGTTGTACTTTACCTCAAGGATAAGAAGCCATTTCTCCTGTACATACTTCTTCTAGACTCTTCTGCTAAGCCGGAACCAAAGTACTATTATAGAGATGACAATAAGTGGAATTCTATAAACAGTAAGGAGGACTTCAACAAAAAATTAGCTACAATTGCAGCTTCCAACTAA
- a CDS encoding signal peptide-containing protein (encoded by transcript BEWA_000510A), with protein sequence MKRYLVIQSLVLSLTIASLKRACAGKYKDRIPINFDISCELPFCVLTRPSIKVTSGNYYYIKRSLSTSYRIDKILDKGQVILDGDPKDLERMLFIVHLDNGQRYLRVVTKSKYRNTVERRIQEFISFPKNPKFMSVVRTHVELDIFSQSNTSIIVVIDNYQAKTKRFSIRPEMKLRYTIGVVRNFSQILNCRVQGLIERTVIMEGKGTPSIVIVSIYADGDQTVERYKSSEEKEKGFVMESRKLTEIFTQPSDEKDIYENPLSGLNITLIGSVSTPTTLNDVIIESSCMASTSASGEKQNLRAGEKRKFPEDSSETVSIESIQTHPQPIEPTKRMDCKFANVANMFTRPEERREPSTSTHTYSDPKSFEISEDDSSMHSFANSIDYQQWQYIAEGLNTTNSLEEHPPTSSTQNVTEFLDLDNQQWSYGPENIPAFDANTFQGSESNFMPMAENTVESLWMNEGANMGYTMQNQLQYTQYDGNIGYYQQWYHH encoded by the exons ATGAAGAGATATTTGGTCATCCAATCGCTCGTTCTCTCCCTCACTATCGCTTCGTTAAAACGTGCATGCGCAGGAAAGTACAAGGATAGAATCCCCATCAACTTTGACATCTCCTGTGAGCTCCCATTTTGTGTATTGACTCGTCCGTCGATAAAAGTAACCAGTGGAAACTATTACTACATCAAAAGGTCGCTTTCAACATCCTACAGGATTGATAAAATCCTGGATAAAG GTCAGGTGATTCTCGATGGAGATCCAAAGGATTTGGAAAGGATGCTCTTCATTGTCCACCTCGACAATGGTCAAAGATACCTCAGAGTTGTTACCAAGAGCAAGTATCGCAATACCGTGGAAAGGAGAATACAGGAGTTTATAAGCTTTCccaaaaatccaaagtttATGTCAGTTGTTCGCACGCATGTAGAGTTGGACATTTTCTCACAGTCAAACACAAGCATTATAGTGGTGATCGACAATTACCAGGCAAAGACAAAAAGATTTAGCATAAGGCCAGAGATGAAGCTTCGATATACAATTGGTGTTGTGCGTAACTTTAGTCAGATCCTCAACTGTAGAGTGCAAGGACTAATTGAAAGAACAGTCATCATGGAAGGGAAGGGAACGCCCTCAATCGTGATTGTATCAATTTATGCAGATGGAGACCAAACAGTGGAGCGGTACAAATCCTcggaagaaaaggaaaagggGTTTGTAATGGAAAGCAGAAAGTTGACAGAGATATTTACACAACCATCCGACGAAAAGGATATATATGAGAACCCTTTGAGTGGACTAAATATAACTCTTATAGGTAGCGTATCTACACCTACAACTTTGAATGACGTCATTATAGAATCTTCGTGTATGGCATCTACATCCGCCAGTGGTGAAAAGCAAAATTTAAGAGCTGGAGAAAAGAGGAAGTTTCCAGAAGATTCATCAGAGACTGTTAGCATAGAATCAATACAGACACATCCGCAACCAATTGAACCAACAAAACGGATGGAttgtaaatttgcaaatgtaGCAAACATGTTCACAAGGCCTGAAGAGCGTCGGGAACCATCTACATCAACTCACACTTACTCGGATCCCAAAtcctttgaaatatcaGAGGATGATTCGTCTATGCATTCCTTCGCCAACTCTATAGATTACCAACAGTGGCAATACATAGCGGAAGGACTAAATACAACAAATTCACTTGAAGAACATCCACCGACATCTAGCACTCAGAATGTAACAGAATTTCTAGATTTAGACAATCAGCAATGGTCTTATGGACCGGAGAATATACCTGCGTTTGATGCGAACACCTTTCAAGGATCAGAAAGTAATTTCATGCCAATGGCTGAAAATACTGTCGAATCcttatggatgaatgaagGAGCAAATATGGGATATACAATGCAAAATCAGCTACAATATACACAGTATGATGGAAACATAGGCTATTACCAACAGTGGTATCACCATTAG